In the Microtus pennsylvanicus isolate mMicPen1 chromosome 6, mMicPen1.hap1, whole genome shotgun sequence genome, one interval contains:
- the Ckmt2 gene encoding creatine kinase S-type, mitochondrial: MASAFSKLLTGRNASLLFTTLGTSALTTGYLLNRQKVSADAREQHKLFPASADYPDLRKHNNCMAECLTPTIYAKLRNKMTPNGYTLDQCIQTGVDNPGHPFIKTVGMVAGDEESYEVFAELFDPVIKLRHNGYDPRVMKHPTDLDASKITHGQFDERYVLSSRVRTGRSIRGLSLPPACSRAERREVENVAITALEGLKGDLAGRYYKLSEMTEQDQQRLIDDHFLFDKPVSPLLTCAGMARDWPDARGIWHNYDKTFLIWINEEDHTRVISMEKGGNMKRVFERFCRGLKEVERLIQERGWEFMWNERLGYILTCPSNLGTGLRAGVHVKIPKLSKDPRFSKILENLRLQKRGTGGVDTAAVADIYDISNIDRIGRSEVELVQIVIDGVNYLVDCEKKLERGQDIKVPPPLPQFSRK, encoded by the exons ATGGCCAGTGCCTTCTCTAAGTTGCTAACTGGCCGCAATGCATCCCTGCTCTTTACTACCCTGGGAACCAGTGCCCTGACCACTGGCTACCTGCTCAACAGGCAGAAGGTGTCTGCTGATGCCCGGGAACAGCACAAGCTCTTTCCCGCAAG CGCAGACTACCCTGACCTGAGGAAACATAACAATTGCATGGCCGAGTGCCTCACTCCCACCATCTACGCCAAACTCCGAAACAAGATGACCCCCAATGGCTACACCCTGGACCAGTGCATCCAAACCGGAGTGGACAACCCTGGCCACCCCTTCATAAAGACTGTGGGCATGGTGGCTGGTGACGAGGAGTCATACGAG GTGTTTGCTGAGCTTTTTGATCCTGTCATCAAGCTCAGGCACAATGGCTATGACCCAAGGGTGATGAAGCACCCTACGGACCTGGATGCATCCAAG ATCACTCACGGGCAGTTTGATGAGCGCTATGTGTTGTCCTCCCGGGTGCGCACTGGTCGCAGCATCCGTGGGCTgagcctgcctcctgcctgctccCGGGCggagagaagggaggtggagaaTGTGGCCATCACTGCCCTGGAGGGCCTCAAGGGGGACCTGGCTGGTCGCTACTACAAGCTGTCTGAGATGACCGAGCAGGATCAGCAACGGCTTATCGAC GACCACTTTCTGTTTGATAAGCCAGTGTCCCCTTTACTAACATGTGCTGGGATGGCCCGTGACTGGCCTGATGCCAGGGGAATCTG GCATAATTATGACAAGACATTTCTCATCTGGATAAACGAGGAAGACCACACCAGGGTAATCTCAATGGAAAAGGGAGGCAATATGAAACGAGTATTTGAGCGGTTCTGTCGTGGACTAAAGGAA GTGGAACGGTTAATCCAAGAACGAGGCTGGGAGTTCATGTGGAATGAGCGGCTAGGCTACATTCTGACTTGCCCCTCCAACCTCGGGACTGGATTGCGAGCTGGTGTCCACGTTAAGATCCCCAAGCTCAGCAAG GACCCACGCTTTTCTAAGATCTTGGAGAACCTAAGGCTCCAGAAGCGCGGCACCGGCGGTGTGGACACTGCGGCTGTGGCGGATATATACGACATTTCCAACATAGATCGGATTGGTAGATCGGAG